In Aegilops tauschii subsp. strangulata cultivar AL8/78 chromosome 3, Aet v6.0, whole genome shotgun sequence, one genomic interval encodes:
- the LOC109764721 gene encoding putative E3 ubiquitin-protein ligase SINA-like 9, translated as MGLGGGGGDGILAVVPMEAIPMAEPQIVAGGKTVGLRADLLDCHNCRLPLKPPIFKCDAEHLVCSSCRGLHGEACGGRAAVHSALADIFAAAATVPCGYERYGCDAGGVVYHEAADHRRACQHAPCCCPDRAGAAGIGGCGFVGSRQDLLDHISGPDHSRPIIVVRYGQPWNLSLPLSRRWHILVGEEDKAVAAAAGADRHRNLFLVSLGERGATTAVSLVCVRADGTAPSAPQFACKLAVESDGCRLTLESPLVCSSSLSGGLPTEVKCLPVPKDFLSGDSVPLSIHIEKLLALPAPPLGLGVSPAATSPVAATPPPCPAATIPPSRPSSGSSDNVAVKTVITDQSYKKRKSANPRKL; from the exons atgggcctcggcggcggcggcggagatgggATCCTGGCCGTGGTGCCGATGGAAGCCATCCCGATGGCGGAGCCGCAGATCGTCGCCGGCGGCAAGACCGTGGGCCTGCGGGCGGACCTGCTCGACTGCCATAACTGCCGCCTCCCCCTCAAGCCCCCGATATTCAAG TGCGACGCCGAGCACCTCGTCTGCTCCTCCTGCCGCGGCCTCCACGGCGAGGCCTGCGGCGGCCGCGCCGCCGTCCACTCCGCCCTCGCCGACATCTTCGCGGCCGCCGCCACGGTGCCCTGCGGCTACGAGCGCTACGGCTGCGACGCCGGGGGCGTGGTGTACCACGAGGCCGCCGACCACCGGCGCGCGTGCCAGCACGCGCCCTGCTGCTGCCCGGACCGCGCCGGGGCGGCCGGCATCGGGGGATGCGGCTTCGTCGGCTCCCGCCAGGATCTGCTCGACCACATCTCCGGCCCCGACCACTCGCGCCCCATCATCGTCGTCCGCTACGGCCAGCCGTGGAACCTCAGCCTGCCGCTCTCGCGCCGCTGGCACATCCTCGTCGGCGAGGAGGACAAGGCGGTGGCCGCCGCCGCGGGCGCCGACCGGCACCGCAACCTCTTCCTCGTCTCCCTCGGCGAGCGCGGCGCCACCACAGCCGTGTCGCTGGTGTGCGTCAGGGCGGACGGCACGGCGCCGAGCGCGCCGCAGTTCGCGTGCAAGCTCGCCGTGGAGAGCGACGGCTGCAGGCTGACCCTGGAGTCGCCTCTGGTGTGCAGCAGTTCCCTGTCCGGCGGCCTGCCCACCGAGGTCAAGTGCTTGCCGGTGCCGAAAGACTTTCTCTCCGGCGACAGTGTCCCACTCAGCATCCACATCGAGAAGCTTCTGGCTCTCCCTGCTCCTCCTCTAGGACTAGGAGTGTCGCCGGCCGCTACATCTCCTGTCGCCGCCACCCCTCCTCCTTGTCCGGCCGCCACCATCCCGCCTTCTCGTCCGTCGTCCGGCTCCTCCGACAACGTCGCAGTCAAGACGGTGATAACAGATCAGAGCTACAAGAAACGGAAGTCTGCCAACCCAAGGAAGCTGTAG